The Nitrospirota bacterium sequence AGGTTTTTTAATATCTTATACCTGTGAAAAACTGATGTTGCTTACAAAATAGGGGCTTTTTGATAATAATTATCACGTTGACTATGAAAATAGGGTTAAATCAAAAAACATTTGGGACAGCCTGACGTCCCCTTTATTCCACATAGATTTTGTAAAAGATACTTCAATTAATGAATTCCATTGAGGTTTCTGGTCTTCCTGTCATGACAATTGATGCCTCTAATGAGGTTAATGAAAAGTATGAGATAAAAGTCTTTAGAAAAGGGAGGGTTTATAGAAAACTCGCGTTTGAGGAAAATAGTTGTATGTGATTATATCAATATTTCTTCCATCCAGCCCAGTTTCACGAGTTCAATCTGTTTTAGGTCGCTTGTGCCGATTTTGTGTTTTGTATCGGCAATAGCAATATGTTTGGCAGGTGGACTTAGAGGCGTGTATTCACCAAAGTAGGCGAGGCGTTTGGCTTGAAAAAGACGCAAGCCAACCGTATCTAATGCAACTGGGTCTGTCCCTACTAAAATGCCTTTATACTCCCATGTATATCTGGGGTCAAAATGGTGTGGACCAATTCCATGGAAGAGTGGCTTCAACAGAACAAGAATATTCAGCCTTGTCTTGTTTCTTACGATTGGCAATTTCCATATAGCACCTAAGTTCGCACAGGAGTCACCATGATAGAATGGTGGGTAGGAAACAAACATAATGTAATTCTTTATACATCCACCAACACCTGCCCAATGATGGGTCCTGAAGGGACGGACATTAATAAGGGCGGTTGCATTTAGAAAAATATGATTTCTTAAGACCCCACGGTCATCAATGCCAATATTATTTTCTGTCACACCTGCATTCATGATACGCATTTTGATTGCCTGTTCTACCTCTTTAGGAGTTGGAAGTGGACCCCATACATTGCTTTTGATGCCAACTATATCAGAGGGCGACACCAGAAGTCTCCATGCCTCGACAGGGCTTTCCTTCCCGAGCAATGTAGTTACAGCCCTATCCAGCATATGTTGAATCACCTTAGCATTGATACGTCCCCTCTTATCCATTGCATCCGCATCCCGGATAAGAACCACCTTTGTCCTTTTAACTGGCTCGACTCTACCCTTAGCTTCACTGTCATTGGGCTTATCGAAATTTAAGCCCATTGCTGTTGCCAGTGTAGCGTAGGTAGTTCCGCGAATGAAGTCACGACGTGTAATAGATTTCTCAGATCTTTTCATGGGTGTTTGCCCATTAGTTTATTTCTAACTTCTGATATCCTATCTTCTGCCTGAGCTTTGGTAAGAGTATCGAAGACAATAATTACAAACTCTTTCTCTACTTTTGCTGAGGTCCATTTGCCATTCTCCATCTGCGCCACCCCTGTTTGCTTTGCCTCTGGCATGTAAGCATTTAAGAAACTTTTAAGTGCTCTCTCTGCCTGTTGTCGGCTCGGGTATCTAATTAAAAGGAGATAACTTCTGCCTTCGGCTTGCTGGTATCTGGCAAGCACGGCCTCTGTATGTTCATTAAGATTAAGAATGTTCTGGTCTGTAATATAATAATGATAGTTCAGGGAAGTATGCCTGTGGAAGTAACGAAGACTTTTCTCTATCAGACCTTCTTCTAAGAGATACCCGACAATCTTTGGTCTTGAACCTGTTACTGTAATTGTATTTGCGATTGCCATGCCCAGATCCAGCACTGCCTTTTTTGCTGATGGGGTCTCTCGTTTTGTCAGGATGCAAACAAAGAAATTACCTTTCCAGAAACACAACAATCCACCACTGTATTCCGAACCCTGTCCTATACCTCTTTCTCTATCATCGCGACCCTGCCCATAGGTGAAGACACCGAAGGCATCCTCTGTGATACCCATATTGAACAATTCAACGATAATGTCAGGTTGACCTACTTTTACAAAACGGCGCACCAACAACTCCTGAAAATTATATGCAAGATAGATTTCACCTGCCCCATTCATGTAATCAAAGATGGTCTCTCTGTTATAAATTACACCTTCATTCTGTGCCCTCCATCCATATATCTCATAGGGTATCAACTTACTCATACGCACTGTCTTCCCACCTTCTCTTACTGCTGATGCCACCAAAGTAGTAACTTCAGCCTTGAACTTTTCTACATGAAAGTTCTTCTCTAATAACTTTTTATCCTTATAATATATCTGAAATGTCCATTTTCCTGGAACGAGCTGCCAGTCATATCTGAGTTTGGTTCCTCTATATGATACTGCCTTTTTACTGTCTGCCTTAAAGGGAATCGTATATTCCCTGCTGGTGATCATTCCTCTGTCCGGGCTTATCATAGGAGGATGTAATATTATAAATCTTAATAGAATCCTCTTGCCTACTGGAAGATTATTTAGTGCATAGAAAAATCCAAAATATTCCCCAATCTTGCATGGGATTCTATCTGTTTGTTCTATCAGTCTAATACTCTTTATAACATTTATTGTCTTTCTATCCTTAGCTGGTGCTGTAACTCCTTCTGTGACCTCAATCTTATATCTACCATATTCTATTATCCTTGCAGTAATCTTTTCAGCCTCTGCCGAAGAGGTGTAGAACAAAAGGACGCTCAATGATAACGTCTTTATAAATTTTCTTCTTTGCTTGACTGGAGAAACTTTTTCCATCGGTTAACAGGCCCATATTCATCGGATTGATTCTTTTCAATTACCTTACGGGTATCTTCATCCCAATCTATTGTCCGGAGAAGTTCAGCGTAGTGGTTGACGGCTTTTGTCTCCACCCAGATACCAGTCTTGAGAATTGCCTTTTTCCCTATAAGTCGCAAAAAGAAACCAAATGTAAAACCGATAACCCAATACATCCATCTGAGTTTATTCGGTTTCCAACCGTATTCAAAAAGTTTGACCTGAAAATCCTGGAGATGTGTCATCTCATTGCACATAGCAGCGATTAACTGCCGATTGAGTTCACACACCTTTTTAGTAATCTGAAACTTATAGATGTTGATTGCCATTAGTTCCAGAGTATGCAAAGTGAGTAACCCCTTTCTGATGTCTTTTAATCTTGCTGAAGACATCTCCTACCCTCTCATCTGGAGATCCTCAATCCGAATCTGGGTTCGTATTATTGATGTATCATAATCTATTTTACCTTGTGTCTGCTGATCATTCCTTTCCATATCGAAATCTCTCCTTATCTCTCCTTAACTTGCTTATTTATAACCTCCTGCTTTCTCTCATCCAATCTGATGACTACACTGCTATTTCAAACACGATCTTATCATAGTCTACTTTAGGGATTACTCTCATCCTGTCTTCTTTGGTTTTTTTGAGTTTGATAAACCCACTCTGAGCCAAAAGGGCAACATCATCGCTTACATTTTTGGTATCCCTCTTAAGCATCTTTGCAAGTTCATACAGAGATGAAGGTTCTTTTTCTTTAACAACCTTGAGAATGGCAAGCCTGTTAGGAGTTAATACCTTTCTCATAGCCTCAAGATTCTCAAAGTAAACCCCAAAACTCTTTTTAGGTGTTCCTCCATCCCCAATAATCTTCACATTCTCGATAAACCTATCAAGAATCTCCTTCGTTGTTGCAATCCCTATTTTTATGTTTCTTACCTTCATATTTCACCTCTCTTTATTTTTTCAACATCGTTTAGAAAATCTCTCACTAAGCGTTCAATGTTCTTAAACTTATAAGGGGACTCTTTACCTCTTATATGTCTATGATCTCCTTTGCCTTCTGCATTATCATAACCTATTACCCTTATGCCTTCTTGAATAAATGATAGCGAATATTTATAACCATGAGGTTTATCCTTTAACTTTGGCACAAGCCAGAGTTTAACCTCCAGAATAGAACCATCTGTATACTCAAGTTTTTCATACTGGATTAGAATGGCCTTCACTTATTGGTTATAACATACCATATAAAATATACGATTGCAAGAA is a genomic window containing:
- a CDS encoding DUF6516 family protein is translated as MKAILIQYEKLEYTDGSILEVKLWLVPKLKDKPHGYKYSLSFIQEGIRVIGYDNAEGKGDHRHIRGKESPYKFKNIERLVRDFLNDVEKIKRGEI
- a CDS encoding demethoxyubiquinone hydroxylase family protein, encoding MSSARLKDIRKGLLTLHTLELMAINIYKFQITKKVCELNRQLIAAMCNEMTHLQDFQVKLFEYGWKPNKLRWMYWVIGFTFGFFLRLIGKKAILKTGIWVETKAVNHYAELLRTIDWDEDTRKVIEKNQSDEYGPVNRWKKFLQSSKEENL
- a CDS encoding MarR family transcriptional regulator translates to MKVRNIKIGIATTKEILDRFIENVKIIGDGGTPKKSFGVYFENLEAMRKVLTPNRLAILKVVKEKEPSSLYELAKMLKRDTKNVSDDVALLAQSGFIKLKKTKEDRMRVIPKVDYDKIVFEIAV
- a CDS encoding DUF362 domain-containing protein, with the protein product MKRSEKSITRRDFIRGTTYATLATAMGLNFDKPNDSEAKGRVEPVKRTKVVLIRDADAMDKRGRINAKVIQHMLDRAVTTLLGKESPVEAWRLLVSPSDIVGIKSNVWGPLPTPKEVEQAIKMRIMNAGVTENNIGIDDRGVLRNHIFLNATALINVRPFRTHHWAGVGGCIKNYIMFVSYPPFYHGDSCANLGAIWKLPIVRNKTRLNILVLLKPLFHGIGPHHFDPRYTWEYKGILVGTDPVALDTVGLRLFQAKRLAYFGEYTPLSPPAKHIAIADTKHKIGTSDLKQIELVKLGWMEEILI
- a CDS encoding DUF6599 family protein; translation: MEKVSPVKQRRKFIKTLSLSVLLFYTSSAEAEKITARIIEYGRYKIEVTEGVTAPAKDRKTINVIKSIRLIEQTDRIPCKIGEYFGFFYALNNLPVGKRILLRFIILHPPMISPDRGMITSREYTIPFKADSKKAVSYRGTKLRYDWQLVPGKWTFQIYYKDKKLLEKNFHVEKFKAEVTTLVASAVREGGKTVRMSKLIPYEIYGWRAQNEGVIYNRETIFDYMNGAGEIYLAYNFQELLVRRFVKVGQPDIIVELFNMGITEDAFGVFTYGQGRDDRERGIGQGSEYSGGLLCFWKGNFFVCILTKRETPSAKKAVLDLGMAIANTITVTGSRPKIVGYLLEEGLIEKSLRYFHRHTSLNYHYYITDQNILNLNEHTEAVLARYQQAEGRSYLLLIRYPSRQQAERALKSFLNAYMPEAKQTGVAQMENGKWTSAKVEKEFVIIVFDTLTKAQAEDRISEVRNKLMGKHP